In Canis lupus familiaris isolate Mischka breed German Shepherd chromosome 9, alternate assembly UU_Cfam_GSD_1.0, whole genome shotgun sequence, a single window of DNA contains:
- the RAD51D gene encoding DNA repair protein RAD51 homolog 4 isoform X4 produces the protein MGVLRAGLCPGLTQDTVLQLRSRGVRTVVDLASADLEAVAQTCGLSYKALVALRRVLLAQFSAFPSNGADLYEELKTSTAILSTGIGSLDKLLDAGLYTGEVTEIVGGPGSGKTQVCLCVAANVAYGLQQNVVYIDSNGGLTASRILQLLQARTPDEEVQAGALQRIQVVRAFDIFQMLDVLQDCRGTLSQQVSSASGTVKVVIVDSVTAVVSPLLGGQQREGLALMMQLARELKTLARDLGMAVVTDLSRYNSHRVTPRSKFG, from the exons ATGGGCGTGCTCAGGGCCGGGCTGTGCCCGGGCCTCACCCAGGACACTGTCCTGCAGCTGAGGAGCCGCGGGGTCAGGACAG tggTGGACCTGGCTTCTGCAGACCTGGAGGCCGTAGCCCAGACATGTGGCTTGTCTTACAAG GCCCTGGTTGCCCTGAGAAGGGTGCTGCTGGCTCAGTTCTCAGCCTTCCCCTCCAATGGCGCTGATCTGTACGAGGAACTAAAGACTTCCACTGCCATCCTGTCCACTGGCATCGGAAG CCTGGACAAACTGCTTGATGCTGGTCTCTACACTGGAGAAGTGACTGAAATTGTAGGAGGCCCAGGTAGTGGCAAGACCCAG GTATGTCTTTGTGTGGCTGCAAATGTGGCCTATGGCCTGCAGCAGAATGTTGTATACATTGATTCCAATGGAGGATTGACAGCCTCCCGCATCCTCCAGCTACTTCAGGCCAGAACCCCAGATGAGGAGGTGCAG GCAGGAGCTCTCCAGAGGATCCAGGTAGTTCGTGCATTTGACATCTTCCAGATGTTAGACGTGCTACAGGACTGCCGAGGCACTCTGTCCCAGCAG GTGAGCAGTGCCTCAGGGACTGTGAAGGTGGTGATTGTGGACTCAGTCACTGCGGTGGTCTCCCCACTTCTGGGAGGTCAGCAGAGGGAAG ggTTGGCGCTGATGATGCAGCTGGCTAGAGAGCTGAAGACGCTGGCCCGGGACCTTGGCATGgcggtggtg acAGATCTATCTAGGTATAATTCACACAGAGTAACTCCTCGTTCGAAGTTTGGCTAA
- the NLE1 gene encoding notchless protein homolog 1 isoform X2, producing MARNPECRYMASSSKDGSVRVWDTTAGRCERILTGHTQSVTCLRWGGDGLLYSASQDRTIKVWRAHDGVLCRTLQGHGHWVNTMALSTDYALRTGAFEPAEASINAQDLQGSLQELKDRALRRYNLVRGQGPERLVSGSDDFTLFMWSPAEDKKPLARMTGHQALINQVLFSPDSRIIASASFDKSIKLWDGRTGKYLASLRGHVAAVYQIAWSADSRLLVSGSSDSTLKVWDVKAQKLAADLPGHADEVYAVDWSPDGQRVASGGKDKCLRIWRR from the exons GAACCCAGAATGCCGCTACATGGCCAGCAGCTCCAAGGATGGCAGCGTGCGGGTCTGGGATACAACTGCAGGCCGCTGTGAGCGCATCCTCACCGGGCACACGCAGTCAGTCACCTGTCTCCGGTGGGGAGGGGACGGGCTTCTCTACTCTGCCTCGCAGGACCGTACCATCAAAGTCTGGAGGGCTCATGAT gGTGTGCTGTGCCGGACTCTGCAAGGCCATGGCCACTGGGTGAATACCATGGCACTCAGCACTGACTACGCCCTGCGCACAGGTGCCTTTGAGCCAGCTGAGGCCTCGATCAATGCCCAAGACCTCCAAGGATCCT TGCAGGAGTTGAAGGACAGGGCTCTGAGGCGATACAACCTCGTGCGG GGccagggcccagagaggctgGTGTCTGGCTCAGATGACTTCACCTTATTCATGTGGTCCCCAGCAGAAGACAAAAAGCCCCTTGCACGGATGACGGGACACCAGGCCCTCATCAACCAGGTGCTCTTCTCCCCTGACTCCCGCATTATTGCCAGCGCTTCCTTCGACAAATCCATCAAACTGTGGGACGGCAGGACGGGCAA GTACCTGGCTTCCCTACGTGGCCACGTGGCTGCTGTGTATCAGATCGCCTGGTCAGCCGATAGCCGGCTCCTGGTCAGTGGCAGCAGCGACAGCACGCTGAAGGTGTGGGATGTGAAGGCACAGAAGCTGGCAGCAGATCTGCCAGGCCATGCAGATGAG GTATATGCTGTTGACTGGAGTCCAGATGGCCAGAGAGTGGCAAGTGGCGGGAAGGACAAATGCCTCCGGAT ATGGAGGAGATGA
- the RAD51D gene encoding DNA repair protein RAD51 homolog 4 isoform X3: MGVLRAGLCPGLTQDTVLQLRSRGVRTVVDLASADLEAVAQTCGLSYKALVALRRVLLAQFSAFPSNGADLYEELKTSTAILSTGIGSLDKLLDAGLYTGEVTEIVGGPGSGKTQVCLCVAANVAYGLQQNVVYIDSNGGLTASRILQLLQARTPDEEVQAGALQRIQVVRAFDIFQMLDVLQDCRGTLSQQVTNHMTRDRDSGELKPALGRSWSFVPSTRILLDIDEGARASGSWRRACLTKSPRLPTGFQEMVDIGTWGPPEQSPASQGDQI, from the exons ATGGGCGTGCTCAGGGCCGGGCTGTGCCCGGGCCTCACCCAGGACACTGTCCTGCAGCTGAGGAGCCGCGGGGTCAGGACAG tggTGGACCTGGCTTCTGCAGACCTGGAGGCCGTAGCCCAGACATGTGGCTTGTCTTACAAG GCCCTGGTTGCCCTGAGAAGGGTGCTGCTGGCTCAGTTCTCAGCCTTCCCCTCCAATGGCGCTGATCTGTACGAGGAACTAAAGACTTCCACTGCCATCCTGTCCACTGGCATCGGAAG CCTGGACAAACTGCTTGATGCTGGTCTCTACACTGGAGAAGTGACTGAAATTGTAGGAGGCCCAGGTAGTGGCAAGACCCAG GTATGTCTTTGTGTGGCTGCAAATGTGGCCTATGGCCTGCAGCAGAATGTTGTATACATTGATTCCAATGGAGGATTGACAGCCTCCCGCATCCTCCAGCTACTTCAGGCCAGAACCCCAGATGAGGAGGTGCAG GCAGGAGCTCTCCAGAGGATCCAGGTAGTTCGTGCATTTGACATCTTCCAGATGTTAGACGTGCTACAGGACTGCCGAGGCACTCTGTCCCAGCAG GTGACCAACCACATGACCCGAGACAGGGACAGCGGGGAGCTCAAACCTGCCCTTGGACGCTCCTGGAGCTTTGTACCCAGCACCCGGATTCTCCTGGACATTGATGAAGGAGCAAGAGCATCAGGCAGTTGGCGCAGGGCGTGTCTGACCAAATCTCCCCGTCTG CCAACAGGTTTCCAGGAGATGGTTGACATTGGGACCTGGGGGCCTCCAGAGCAGAGCCCAGCGTCACAGGGAGATCAGATATGA
- the FNDC8 gene encoding fibronectin type III domain-containing protein 8, with protein MASETLCKVGDGEEAMLKKETLNVLNALNQMSKPFPNPKSMNRTVTTKGLPLTARGSLVNFLQEDAINLPKPMPVEDSECSSDDTSISPISSTLLNPIKLAVTQPNSSFFAGMLEGELNKLSFSSIGKDTEKKDLALCPQQSKSQMAPGGLLDLDNPELDTDTSSTPSESSVVMDVPEAPFICEHTVSDSTAVISWTYALGKQQVSFYQVLLQEVAKTNDNEPPKAKNRPWIFNKILGTTVKLMELKPNTSYCLTVRAANTAGVGKWCKPYKFATVATDLNSFPENNPIQITVQRKEPQRKTVSIGLEDMRKLEDLEYLFPY; from the exons ATGGCATCAGAGACGCTATGTAAagtgggagatggggaggaggccATGCTGAAGAAGGAAACCCTCAACGTTCTGAATGCACTCAATCAAATGTCGAAGCCCTTTCCAAACCCCAAGTCTATGAACAGGACCGTCACTACCAAAGGACTCCCACTTACTGCAAGGGGCAGTTTGGTTAACTTCTTGCAGGAAGATGCCATCAATCTACC GAAGCCGATGCCAGTGGAGGACTCTGAATGCAGCTCTGACGACACCAGCATTTCCCCCATCTCATCCACCTTGCTGAATCCCATCAAACTGGCTGTGACCCAGCCCAACAGCAGCTTCTTTGCAGGGATGCTAGAGGGCGAGCTGAACAAACTCAGCTTCTCCTCGAttggcaaggatacagaaaagaaGGACCTGGCCCTCTGCCCCCAACAATCCAAGTCTCAAATGGCCCCTGGGGGCCTGCTGGACCTTGACAACCCTGAACTGGACACAGACACCTCGTCGACACCCTCAGAGTCCTCTGTGGTCATGGATGTGCCGGAGGCACCCTTCATCTGTGAACACACAGTCAGCGATTCCACGGCTGTG ATTTCCTGGACCTATGCCCTGGGCAAGCAGCAGGTCAGTTTCTACCAGGTCCTGTTGCAGGAAGTGGCCAAGACAAATGAtaatgagccacccaaggcaaAGAATCGCCCATGGATCTTCAACAAGATCTTGGGCACCACCGTCAAGCTGATGGAGCTGAAGCCTAACACGAGTTACTGTCTCACCGTCCGTGCAGCTAACACAGCTGGGGTGGGGAAGTGGTGCAAGCCCTACAAA tttgcaACCGTGGCCACTGACTTGAACAGCTTCCCTGAGAACAACCCCATCCAGATTACTGTGCAGCGCAAGGAACCCCAGAGGAAAACGGTGTCCATCGGGCTAGAGGATATGCGGAAGCTCGAAGATCTGGAATACCTATTTCCCTACTAA
- the RAD51D gene encoding DNA repair protein RAD51 homolog 4 isoform X1 codes for MGVLRAGLCPGLTQDTVLQLRSRGVRTVVDLASADLEAVAQTCGLSYKALVALRRVLLAQFSAFPSNGADLYEELKTSTAILSTGIGSLDKLLDAGLYTGEVTEIVGGPGSGKTQVCLCVAANVAYGLQQNVVYIDSNGGLTASRILQLLQARTPDEEVQAGALQRIQVVRAFDIFQMLDVLQDCRGTLSQQVSSASGTVKVVIVDSVTAVVSPLLGGQQREGLALMMQLARELKTLARDLGMAVVVTNHMTRDRDSGELKPALGRSWSFVPSTRILLDIDEGARASGSWRRACLTKSPRLPTGFQEMVDIGTWGPPEQSPASQGDQI; via the exons ATGGGCGTGCTCAGGGCCGGGCTGTGCCCGGGCCTCACCCAGGACACTGTCCTGCAGCTGAGGAGCCGCGGGGTCAGGACAG tggTGGACCTGGCTTCTGCAGACCTGGAGGCCGTAGCCCAGACATGTGGCTTGTCTTACAAG GCCCTGGTTGCCCTGAGAAGGGTGCTGCTGGCTCAGTTCTCAGCCTTCCCCTCCAATGGCGCTGATCTGTACGAGGAACTAAAGACTTCCACTGCCATCCTGTCCACTGGCATCGGAAG CCTGGACAAACTGCTTGATGCTGGTCTCTACACTGGAGAAGTGACTGAAATTGTAGGAGGCCCAGGTAGTGGCAAGACCCAG GTATGTCTTTGTGTGGCTGCAAATGTGGCCTATGGCCTGCAGCAGAATGTTGTATACATTGATTCCAATGGAGGATTGACAGCCTCCCGCATCCTCCAGCTACTTCAGGCCAGAACCCCAGATGAGGAGGTGCAG GCAGGAGCTCTCCAGAGGATCCAGGTAGTTCGTGCATTTGACATCTTCCAGATGTTAGACGTGCTACAGGACTGCCGAGGCACTCTGTCCCAGCAG GTGAGCAGTGCCTCAGGGACTGTGAAGGTGGTGATTGTGGACTCAGTCACTGCGGTGGTCTCCCCACTTCTGGGAGGTCAGCAGAGGGAAG ggTTGGCGCTGATGATGCAGCTGGCTAGAGAGCTGAAGACGCTGGCCCGGGACCTTGGCATGgcggtggtg GTGACCAACCACATGACCCGAGACAGGGACAGCGGGGAGCTCAAACCTGCCCTTGGACGCTCCTGGAGCTTTGTACCCAGCACCCGGATTCTCCTGGACATTGATGAAGGAGCAAGAGCATCAGGCAGTTGGCGCAGGGCGTGTCTGACCAAATCTCCCCGTCTG CCAACAGGTTTCCAGGAGATGGTTGACATTGGGACCTGGGGGCCTCCAGAGCAGAGCCCAGCGTCACAGGGAGATCAGATATGA
- the RAD51D gene encoding DNA repair protein RAD51 homolog 4 isoform X2 translates to MGVLRAGLCPGLTQDTVLQLRSRGVRTVVDLASADLEAVAQTCGLSYKALVALRRVLLAQFSAFPSNGADLYEELKTSTAILSTGIGSLDKLLDAGLYTGEVTEIVGGPGSGKTQVCLCVAANVAYGLQQNVVYIDSNGGLTASRILQLLQARTPDEEVQVSSASGTVKVVIVDSVTAVVSPLLGGQQREGLALMMQLARELKTLARDLGMAVVVTNHMTRDRDSGELKPALGRSWSFVPSTRILLDIDEGARASGSWRRACLTKSPRLPTGFQEMVDIGTWGPPEQSPASQGDQI, encoded by the exons ATGGGCGTGCTCAGGGCCGGGCTGTGCCCGGGCCTCACCCAGGACACTGTCCTGCAGCTGAGGAGCCGCGGGGTCAGGACAG tggTGGACCTGGCTTCTGCAGACCTGGAGGCCGTAGCCCAGACATGTGGCTTGTCTTACAAG GCCCTGGTTGCCCTGAGAAGGGTGCTGCTGGCTCAGTTCTCAGCCTTCCCCTCCAATGGCGCTGATCTGTACGAGGAACTAAAGACTTCCACTGCCATCCTGTCCACTGGCATCGGAAG CCTGGACAAACTGCTTGATGCTGGTCTCTACACTGGAGAAGTGACTGAAATTGTAGGAGGCCCAGGTAGTGGCAAGACCCAG GTATGTCTTTGTGTGGCTGCAAATGTGGCCTATGGCCTGCAGCAGAATGTTGTATACATTGATTCCAATGGAGGATTGACAGCCTCCCGCATCCTCCAGCTACTTCAGGCCAGAACCCCAGATGAGGAGGTGCAG GTGAGCAGTGCCTCAGGGACTGTGAAGGTGGTGATTGTGGACTCAGTCACTGCGGTGGTCTCCCCACTTCTGGGAGGTCAGCAGAGGGAAG ggTTGGCGCTGATGATGCAGCTGGCTAGAGAGCTGAAGACGCTGGCCCGGGACCTTGGCATGgcggtggtg GTGACCAACCACATGACCCGAGACAGGGACAGCGGGGAGCTCAAACCTGCCCTTGGACGCTCCTGGAGCTTTGTACCCAGCACCCGGATTCTCCTGGACATTGATGAAGGAGCAAGAGCATCAGGCAGTTGGCGCAGGGCGTGTCTGACCAAATCTCCCCGTCTG CCAACAGGTTTCCAGGAGATGGTTGACATTGGGACCTGGGGGCCTCCAGAGCAGAGCCCAGCGTCACAGGGAGATCAGATATGA